A genomic window from Micromonospora ferruginea includes:
- a CDS encoding phosphatase PAP2 family protein, with amino-acid sequence MQLTETTSPRAGAVRRAARELALVAVLFLAYKVGRQLITGRAGTALANGERIWWLERLLHLPDEALVQAPLLAHELPVRLANSYYAYVHFPATVLCLVWLYLRRPAHYLRLRRALAVLTAAALVLHVCVPLAPPRLTALTHLVDTGSRFGPSVYGPPEADQLSNQYAAMPSLHVGWALAVALALVGVSAGRWRWLWLAHPLVTAVVVVATGNHYWLDGVVAVLLLALILAALPRVVPPEASPPPPVAGPPRPHVVPPPRRAGRRRTAKVPTAADARLRPPGRG; translated from the coding sequence GTGCAGCTCACCGAGACCACGTCCCCGCGGGCCGGCGCGGTACGCCGCGCGGCCCGCGAACTGGCGCTGGTCGCCGTGCTCTTCCTCGCCTACAAGGTGGGCCGGCAGTTGATCACCGGGCGGGCCGGCACCGCGCTGGCCAACGGCGAGCGGATCTGGTGGCTGGAACGGTTGCTGCACCTGCCCGACGAGGCGCTGGTGCAGGCGCCGCTGCTGGCGCACGAACTGCCGGTGCGGCTGGCCAACAGCTACTACGCGTACGTGCACTTCCCGGCCACCGTGCTCTGCCTGGTCTGGCTCTACCTGCGCCGGCCGGCGCACTACCTGCGGCTGCGGCGGGCCCTCGCGGTGCTGACCGCCGCGGCGCTGGTGCTGCACGTCTGCGTCCCGCTCGCGCCGCCGCGACTGACCGCGCTCACCCACCTGGTGGACACCGGCAGCCGCTTCGGCCCCAGCGTCTACGGGCCGCCGGAGGCCGACCAGCTCAGCAACCAGTACGCGGCGATGCCGTCGCTGCACGTGGGCTGGGCGCTCGCGGTGGCGCTGGCGCTGGTGGGGGTGAGCGCCGGCCGGTGGCGCTGGCTCTGGCTGGCCCACCCGCTGGTCACCGCCGTGGTGGTGGTCGCCACCGGCAACCACTACTGGCTCGACGGGGTGGTCGCGGTGCTCCTGCTCGCGCTGATCCTGGCCGCGCTGCCCCGAGTCGTACCGCCGGAGGCGTCGCCGCCCCCGCCGGTGGCCGGGCCGCCGCGCCCGCACGTGGTGCCGCCCCCGCGCCGCGCCGGCCGCCGCCGGACCGCGAAGGTCCCGACGGCGGCCGACGCCCGGCTCCGGCCACCCGGCCGGGGCTGA
- a CDS encoding MDR family MFS transporter, translated as MSAPTATAEAAPMSRRQTLEALSGLLLVLFVAMLSSTVVSTALPKIIGALNGSQTQYTWVVTATLLTATATTPIWGKLADLFNKKLLIQVAIVVFLAGSVAAGFSQSAGQLIAARAFQGIGVGGLQALVQVAIAAMIPPRERGRYNGYLGGVMALATVGGPLLGGLIVDTSWLGWRWCFFVGVPVAIIALFLLQITLNLPTVRRQNVKIDYLGAALIAAGVSVLLIWISFVDDSFAWLSWQTGAMVGGSLLLLALAVRVESRAAEPVVPLHIVRERTTALAILGSLAVGMAMFGGAVFLGQYFQIGRGYSPTEAGLLTIPMMAGVLISSIVAGRMITTSGRIKPYIVFGSIVLVAGFALLGTIDHETSLVIVGVAMFIVGVGVGMTMQNLVLAVQNTVALKDIGAASATVAFFRSLGGTIGVSVLGAVLARRVTDRITHDLAAAGIPTSGSGGGSTLNLDALPEPVRQIVRAAYGDATGHIFLISAAIAVVGVVAALLLRPVTLRSSLDLPDTGRSVAVGADAVDGAPAFDGVSADQAGREEHARR; from the coding sequence ATGAGCGCACCCACCGCGACGGCCGAGGCCGCGCCCATGAGCCGGCGGCAGACGCTGGAGGCACTCAGCGGGCTGCTGCTGGTGCTCTTCGTGGCCATGCTGAGCAGCACCGTCGTCTCCACGGCCCTGCCGAAGATCATCGGAGCGCTCAACGGCTCGCAGACGCAGTACACCTGGGTGGTCACCGCCACCCTGCTCACCGCCACGGCGACCACCCCGATCTGGGGCAAGCTCGCCGACCTGTTCAACAAGAAGCTGTTGATCCAGGTCGCCATCGTGGTCTTCCTGGCCGGCTCCGTCGCGGCCGGCTTCTCGCAGAGCGCCGGCCAGCTCATCGCCGCCCGGGCCTTCCAGGGCATCGGCGTCGGCGGCCTGCAGGCGCTGGTCCAGGTCGCCATCGCGGCCATGATCCCGCCGCGCGAGCGGGGCCGCTACAACGGTTACCTGGGCGGCGTCATGGCGCTCGCCACGGTCGGCGGCCCGCTGCTCGGCGGCCTCATCGTGGACACCTCCTGGCTCGGCTGGCGCTGGTGCTTCTTCGTCGGCGTGCCGGTCGCGATCATCGCGCTGTTCCTGCTCCAGATCACGCTGAACCTGCCCACCGTGCGCCGGCAGAACGTCAAGATCGACTACCTGGGCGCCGCGCTGATCGCCGCCGGGGTCAGCGTGCTGCTGATCTGGATCTCGTTCGTGGACGACTCGTTCGCCTGGCTCTCCTGGCAGACCGGCGCCATGGTCGGCGGCTCGCTGCTGCTGCTCGCGCTCGCCGTCCGGGTCGAGTCACGGGCCGCCGAGCCGGTGGTGCCGCTGCACATCGTCCGCGAGCGCACCACCGCGCTGGCCATCCTGGGCAGCCTCGCGGTCGGCATGGCGATGTTCGGCGGCGCGGTCTTCCTCGGCCAGTACTTCCAGATCGGCCGCGGCTACAGCCCGACCGAGGCCGGCCTGCTCACCATCCCGATGATGGCCGGCGTGCTGATCTCCTCGATCGTGGCCGGTCGGATGATCACCACCTCCGGCCGGATCAAGCCGTACATCGTGTTCGGCTCGATCGTGCTGGTCGCCGGCTTCGCCCTGCTCGGCACCATCGACCACGAGACCTCGCTGGTCATCGTCGGGGTGGCCATGTTCATCGTCGGTGTCGGCGTCGGCATGACCATGCAGAACCTGGTGCTCGCGGTGCAGAACACGGTGGCGCTCAAGGACATCGGCGCGGCCAGCGCAACCGTGGCCTTCTTCCGCTCGCTGGGCGGCACCATCGGCGTCTCGGTGCTCGGCGCGGTCCTGGCCCGGCGGGTCACCGACCGGATCACCCACGACCTGGCCGCGGCCGGCATCCCCACCTCCGGCAGCGGCGGCGGCAGCACGCTGAACCTCGACGCGCTGCCCGAGCCGGTACGGCAGATCGTCCGGGCCGCCTACGGCGACGCGACCGGGCACATCTTCCTCATCTCGGCCGCCATCGCGGTGGTCGGCGTCGTGGCGGCGCTGTTGCTGCGCCCGGTTACCCTGCGCTCCAGCCTTGATCTTCCGGACACCGGTCGATCGGTGGCGGTGGGCGCCGACGCGGTCGACGGGGCGCCCGCGTTCGACGGGGTGAGTGCCGACCAGGCCGGCCGGGAGGAACACGCCCGCCGCTGA
- a CDS encoding TetR/AcrR family transcriptional regulator, translating into MEECTGLRERKKAATRLALHEAALRLAVEHGPDRVTVEAIADAANVSRRTFSNYFSGKEEALFHGDTLRLRRLLALVAEQPTELPPWTALTRAAALQADESYDDPTEPWLNRRRRLHGHPSLAAHQVGAYAAIERDLAAEIAGRLTGPDVPVRARVLAATFLATLRVAAQQWIEHPDAPLRDVLHDVLAHAAPATSAYAD; encoded by the coding sequence ATGGAGGAGTGCACCGGCCTACGCGAGCGGAAGAAGGCGGCCACCCGCCTGGCGCTGCACGAGGCCGCGCTGCGGCTGGCCGTCGAGCACGGCCCCGACCGGGTCACCGTCGAGGCCATCGCGGACGCCGCCAACGTCTCCCGACGCACGTTCTCCAACTACTTCTCCGGCAAGGAGGAGGCGCTCTTCCACGGCGACACGCTGCGGCTGCGCCGGTTGCTGGCGCTGGTCGCGGAGCAGCCCACCGAGCTGCCGCCCTGGACCGCGCTGACCCGGGCGGCCGCGCTCCAGGCCGACGAGAGCTACGACGACCCGACCGAGCCCTGGCTGAACCGGCGCCGGCGGTTGCACGGCCACCCGAGCCTGGCCGCCCACCAGGTCGGCGCGTACGCGGCCATCGAGCGGGACCTCGCCGCCGAGATCGCCGGCCGGCTCACCGGCCCCGACGTGCCGGTGCGGGCGCGGGTGCTGGCGGCCACGTTCCTGGCCACGCTCCGCGTCGCCGCCCAACAGTGGATCGAGCACCCGGACGCGCCGCTGCGCGACGTGCTGCACGACGTCTTGGCGCACGCCGCCCCGGCCACCTCCGCCTACGCCGACTGA
- a CDS encoding class F sortase, which translates to MDDPQERTATGPRRQRAALAAGAGLLALAAVVIVGHAVTRADDRPPDAARPAVTSGAPTTGRAPAPRPVGRAGALTSGPLMADSPPVRVRIPSLRVDAPIVPLGLGPDGAMQVPDSATDVGWFTRAPAPGALGPAVLAGHVNWKGRAGSFFDLARLRPDTTLAVRRRDGSTAVFVVTRVEQHPKDRFPTEDVYGPTDHAALRLITCGGEFDRKRDSYRDNVIVYARLARAEPAG; encoded by the coding sequence GTGGACGACCCGCAGGAGCGTACGGCCACCGGCCCCCGCCGTCAGCGCGCCGCGCTCGCGGCGGGGGCCGGCCTGCTCGCCCTCGCCGCCGTCGTCATCGTTGGTCACGCCGTCACCCGGGCCGACGACCGCCCGCCGGACGCGGCGCGTCCGGCGGTGACGAGCGGGGCCCCGACGACCGGCCGGGCCCCGGCGCCGCGCCCGGTCGGGCGGGCCGGCGCACTGACCAGTGGGCCGTTGATGGCCGACTCCCCGCCGGTGCGCGTCCGCATCCCGAGCCTGCGGGTGGACGCACCGATCGTCCCGCTCGGGCTCGGCCCGGACGGCGCGATGCAGGTGCCGGACAGCGCGACCGACGTCGGCTGGTTCACCCGGGCGCCGGCGCCGGGTGCGCTCGGGCCGGCGGTGCTGGCCGGGCACGTGAACTGGAAGGGGCGCGCGGGTTCGTTCTTCGACCTGGCCCGGTTGCGCCCGGACACCACGCTGGCGGTGCGGCGGCGCGACGGCAGCACCGCGGTGTTCGTCGTCACCCGGGTCGAGCAGCACCCGAAGGACCGGTTCCCCACCGAGGACGTCTACGGCCCGACCGACCACGCGGCGCTGCGCCTGATCACCTGCGGCGGCGAGTTCGACCGGAAGCGGGACAGCTACCGGGACAACGTCATCGTCTACGCGCGGCTGGCCCGGGCGGAGCCGGCCGGGTGA
- a CDS encoding LPXTG cell wall anchor domain-containing protein produces MRLSRTLLALPAAALVLSFPGVAHADESVRVALLDLNETGAAGTATLTATDGGDLRVRITSTGMTPNSPHAQHIHGAVNGMDFHCPDKSADADGDGYVSTEEGLKMYGDIFISLTTTGDTTRASGLAVDRMPKADAQGRLTYDRVIPAADLPAGTIAHLKDLHLVQHGIDANRNGKYDMAALGESTFARSVGVNGIPEEATDPATCGMVSGAAAGSVPAGGVATGDGSTGTTPTGGYVAGGVALLGAFGLVAARRRLGRQG; encoded by the coding sequence GTGAGACTGTCCCGAACCCTGCTGGCGCTGCCGGCGGCGGCGCTCGTACTCAGCTTCCCCGGCGTGGCGCACGCCGACGAGAGCGTCCGGGTGGCGCTGCTGGACCTCAACGAGACCGGGGCCGCCGGCACGGCGACGCTCACCGCTACCGACGGCGGTGACCTGCGGGTGCGGATCACCTCCACCGGGATGACGCCGAACTCCCCGCACGCGCAGCACATCCACGGCGCGGTCAACGGCATGGACTTCCACTGCCCGGACAAGTCCGCCGACGCCGACGGCGACGGCTACGTCAGCACCGAGGAGGGCCTGAAGATGTACGGCGACATCTTCATCTCGTTGACCACGACCGGTGACACCACCCGCGCCAGCGGGCTGGCGGTGGACCGGATGCCCAAGGCGGACGCCCAGGGCCGGCTGACCTACGACCGGGTCATCCCGGCCGCCGACCTGCCGGCCGGCACCATCGCCCACCTCAAGGACCTGCACCTGGTGCAGCACGGCATCGACGCCAACCGCAACGGGAAGTACGACATGGCGGCGCTCGGCGAGTCGACGTTCGCCAGGTCGGTGGGCGTGAACGGCATCCCGGAGGAGGCCACCGACCCGGCCACCTGCGGCATGGTCAGCGGCGCCGCCGCGGGTTCGGTGCCGGCCGGCGGCGTGGCCACCGGGGACGGCAGCACCGGGACCACCCCGACCGGCGGGTACGTCGCCGGCGGGGTGGCGTTGCTCGGCGCGTTCGGGCTGGTCGCGGCGCGGCGTCGCCTCGGCCGGCAGGGCTGA
- a CDS encoding serine/threonine-protein kinase produces the protein MTDHLERVGRYRLVRCVGQGGMGRVWLARDELLDRDVAVKEVLPRAGASPQETAELHDSTLREARAAARLDHPNVVRVHDVITADGRPWIVMQYVPSRSLHRIVTDDGPLPPRVVARIGVELVEALRAAHRVGVLHRDVTPRNVLVAADGRALLGDFGVAAVEGAAALSRSWGITATPQYVAPERVRRGVSSPGTDLWALGATLYTAVEGRPPYRRDGTMATLLAMATEPPDRMRRAGPLAPVVGGLLARDERQRLTAGEAARMLRRVAGLDGRRGLGRLRPPSRLVEGADRTPGVEPSRSPGSDAGEPRPATADDVTQLLPAGEVTQSLPVGEVPRALPVPQADRSLPSSAADTRALLAADVTQALAAADLMRSLPAESEVTQVLRGGAGTPAPAGGDVTQVLPGGGHDVRRPPAPQLDVLPLGVSTGGPDRRTGWRSAATLATVVVALAAAGGVAVAGVRTALGEWRDGTGGGSASTAAEPAATGPASTAAGSASPGPPGGVGPTPAGASPTPTGAGAGSAAGAAGAPCLTRPSVSTPVVAGRAPAGSGRLPAGWLWHRDRAGFAVALPAGWTRDTAGAVVCLRDRAGARVLAVQVGGARAADPSGLWRREAERLRAAGGLPGYERISIGPVIRPGGAAEWEYTWDGPDGRLHARRLVANGAGAAGRHRLVWVTADGRWPAEQETYRVVLASFRRPG, from the coding sequence GTGACGGACCATCTCGAGCGTGTGGGGCGCTACCGCCTGGTGCGCTGCGTCGGGCAGGGCGGCATGGGGCGGGTGTGGCTGGCCCGCGACGAGTTGCTCGACCGCGACGTCGCGGTCAAGGAGGTGCTGCCCCGGGCCGGCGCGTCACCGCAGGAGACCGCCGAGCTGCACGACAGCACCCTGCGCGAGGCGCGGGCCGCCGCCCGCCTGGACCACCCCAACGTGGTACGCGTGCACGACGTCATCACCGCCGACGGCCGGCCCTGGATCGTCATGCAGTACGTGCCGTCCCGGTCGCTGCACCGGATCGTCACCGACGACGGCCCGCTGCCGCCGCGGGTGGTCGCCCGCATCGGCGTCGAGCTGGTGGAGGCGCTGCGCGCGGCGCACCGCGTCGGCGTGCTGCACCGTGACGTGACGCCGCGCAACGTGCTGGTCGCCGCCGACGGCCGGGCGCTGCTCGGTGACTTCGGCGTGGCGGCGGTGGAGGGCGCGGCGGCGCTGAGCCGGTCGTGGGGGATCACGGCCACCCCGCAGTACGTGGCGCCGGAGCGGGTCCGCCGGGGCGTGTCCTCGCCGGGCACCGACCTGTGGGCGCTGGGCGCCACGCTCTACACCGCGGTCGAGGGGCGACCACCGTACCGGCGGGACGGCACCATGGCGACGCTGCTGGCCATGGCGACCGAGCCGCCGGACCGGATGCGCCGCGCCGGCCCGCTCGCCCCGGTCGTCGGCGGCCTGCTCGCCCGCGACGAGCGGCAGCGGCTGACCGCCGGCGAGGCGGCCCGGATGCTGCGCCGGGTCGCCGGCCTCGACGGCCGCCGCGGACTCGGCCGGCTGCGCCCGCCGTCCCGGCTCGTCGAGGGCGCGGACCGGACGCCGGGCGTCGAGCCGTCGCGGTCGCCCGGGAGCGACGCGGGCGAACCGCGGCCGGCGACGGCGGACGATGTCACCCAGTTGCTACCGGCCGGAGAGGTGACGCAGTCGTTGCCGGTCGGAGAGGTGCCGCGGGCGCTGCCGGTGCCGCAGGCCGATCGGTCGCTGCCGTCGAGCGCGGCGGACACCCGGGCGCTCCTGGCCGCGGACGTCACGCAGGCGCTGGCGGCAGCGGACCTCATGCGGTCGCTGCCGGCGGAGTCGGAGGTCACCCAGGTCCTGCGGGGCGGCGCCGGGACACCGGCTCCGGCGGGCGGCGACGTGACGCAGGTGCTGCCGGGCGGGGGCCACGACGTCCGCCGGCCGCCCGCGCCGCAGCTCGACGTCCTGCCGCTGGGCGTGTCGACCGGCGGGCCGGACCGGCGTACCGGATGGCGGTCCGCGGCCACCCTGGCCACGGTGGTGGTGGCGCTGGCGGCGGCCGGCGGGGTGGCGGTCGCCGGCGTACGGACCGCGCTCGGTGAGTGGCGCGACGGTACCGGGGGTGGCTCGGCCTCGACGGCGGCCGAGCCCGCCGCGACCGGCCCGGCCTCGACGGCGGCCGGCTCCGCGTCGCCGGGCCCGCCCGGTGGGGTGGGTCCGACGCCGGCCGGGGCGAGTCCGACGCCGACCGGGGCCGGGGCGGGCTCGGCGGCGGGGGCGGCGGGCGCGCCCTGCCTCACCCGGCCGTCCGTGTCGACGCCGGTTGTCGCCGGGCGGGCGCCCGCCGGCAGCGGCCGGTTGCCGGCGGGGTGGCTGTGGCACCGGGACCGGGCCGGGTTCGCGGTCGCCCTGCCGGCCGGCTGGACCCGCGACACCGCCGGCGCGGTCGTCTGCCTGCGGGACCGGGCCGGGGCGCGGGTGCTGGCGGTGCAGGTCGGTGGCGCCCGGGCGGCGGACCCGAGCGGGCTGTGGCGCCGCGAGGCGGAACGGCTGCGCGCGGCGGGCGGGCTGCCCGGGTACGAGCGGATCAGCATCGGGCCGGTGATCCGGCCGGGCGGCGCGGCCGAGTGGGAGTACACCTGGGACGGTCCCGACGGCCGGCTGCACGCCCGCCGGCTGGTGGCCAACGGCGCCGGGGCCGCCGGCCGACACCGGCTGGTCTGGGTGACCGCGGACGGGCGGTGGCCGGCGGAGCAGGAAACCTACCGGGTGGTGCTGGCGAGCTTCCGCCGCCCCGGCTGA
- a CDS encoding low temperature requirement protein A, translating to MGGDRWRKGLGPAARVAPATRVDKFEIFFDLVFVVSFFIITRATAANVTVRELLHALLVLAVLWWCWVVHSAVAARLRLGEGFVPILMVVGMVALFTFALALPQTFGGQGQGTAGPILVVVSYVAIRIVHTLLYWYATRGDPPARRKVWLFLPEVLLSTCLLLVAALLPPHVDPDTGPWLRDGLWIAVVVIQYSSGLLAGTDGWKITSAEHWTERYDLILIIALGESVISVGVGGNLLGKPVTWPAIPAAICGILFTAALWWAHFDMIGPAARIALHAAQGHPRVAMARDAYAYLYLPMIAGVILFAIGAEELVRIVTDPVGGVAERGHGPAVPLLFVGVMLYLAANMAFQWRTLRTLSWSRVGAVVVLAAGLPVGRHLPALGALALVTVICLALVAVELVVFADARAALRRVVHQERVSAEQSEAAWRARWHDGESE from the coding sequence GTGGGCGGCGACCGGTGGCGCAAGGGGCTCGGGCCCGCGGCCCGGGTCGCCCCCGCCACCCGGGTGGACAAGTTCGAGATCTTCTTCGACCTCGTCTTCGTGGTCTCGTTCTTCATCATCACCCGGGCCACCGCCGCCAACGTGACCGTGCGGGAACTGCTGCACGCGCTGCTGGTGCTCGCGGTGCTGTGGTGGTGCTGGGTGGTGCACAGCGCGGTGGCCGCCCGACTGCGGCTCGGCGAGGGCTTCGTGCCGATCCTCATGGTGGTCGGCATGGTCGCGTTGTTCACGTTCGCACTGGCGCTGCCGCAGACGTTCGGCGGCCAGGGCCAGGGCACGGCCGGCCCGATCCTGGTCGTGGTCAGCTACGTGGCGATCCGGATCGTGCACACGCTGCTGTACTGGTACGCCACCCGCGGCGACCCGCCGGCCCGGCGCAAGGTGTGGCTGTTCCTGCCCGAGGTGCTGCTCTCCACCTGCCTGCTGCTGGTGGCCGCGCTGCTGCCGCCGCACGTCGACCCGGACACCGGACCGTGGCTGCGCGACGGGCTGTGGATCGCGGTGGTGGTGATCCAGTACAGCAGCGGCCTGCTGGCCGGCACCGACGGCTGGAAGATCACCTCTGCCGAGCACTGGACCGAACGGTACGACCTGATCCTGATCATCGCGCTCGGCGAGTCGGTCATCTCGGTCGGCGTCGGTGGCAACCTGCTGGGCAAGCCGGTGACCTGGCCGGCCATCCCGGCGGCGATCTGCGGGATCCTGTTCACCGCCGCGCTCTGGTGGGCGCACTTCGACATGATCGGACCGGCCGCCCGGATCGCGCTGCACGCCGCCCAGGGCCATCCTCGGGTGGCCATGGCCCGCGACGCGTACGCCTATCTCTACCTGCCGATGATCGCCGGCGTGATCCTGTTCGCGATCGGTGCCGAGGAGTTGGTCCGGATCGTCACCGACCCGGTCGGCGGGGTGGCGGAACGGGGCCACGGACCGGCGGTGCCGTTGCTCTTCGTCGGCGTGATGCTCTATCTCGCCGCCAACATGGCGTTCCAGTGGCGCACGCTGCGGACGCTGTCGTGGAGCCGGGTCGGCGCCGTGGTCGTGCTGGCGGCCGGGCTGCCCGTCGGCCGGCACCTGCCGGCGCTCGGCGCGCTCGCCCTGGTCACCGTCATCTGCCTGGCGCTGGTCGCGGTCGAGCTGGTGGTCTTCGCGGACGCGCGCGCCGCGCTGCGCCGGGTGGTGCACCAGGAGCGGGTCAGCGCCGAGCAGAGCGAGGCCGCCTGGCGGGCCCGCTGGCACGACGGCGAGTCGGAGTGA